One stretch of Candidatus Bathyarchaeia archaeon DNA includes these proteins:
- the cmk gene encoding (d)CMP kinase: MDTKPPPNPQTKSIVLCISGMAGTGKSTLAKRLAQKYNLKYCSGGDALRALAAEKGFNSTKNGWWESPEGLCFLEQRTTDVSFDRAVDQKLLEFAAEGNVLLDSWTMPWLVEGGFKIWLAASVEKQAERISNRDHMTVEESLRALKEKEARTKAIYKKLYGFALSEDFTPFDLILDTDNLSAEQVFQVLCNVVDNILLKEPNHLSSCTPC; the protein is encoded by the coding sequence ATGGACACCAAACCCCCCCCCAACCCGCAAACAAAAAGTATTGTATTATGCATTTCTGGCATGGCAGGGACTGGTAAAAGCACTCTCGCAAAACGGCTTGCTCAAAAATACAACTTGAAGTACTGTTCGGGTGGGGATGCACTTCGCGCGTTAGCTGCCGAGAAAGGCTTCAATTCCACCAAAAACGGGTGGTGGGAAAGCCCTGAAGGTCTGTGTTTTCTCGAACAAAGAACCACTGACGTAAGCTTTGATAGAGCCGTTGACCAAAAGCTTTTGGAGTTTGCCGCAGAAGGAAACGTGCTTTTAGACAGTTGGACAATGCCTTGGCTTGTTGAGGGCGGGTTTAAAATCTGGTTGGCTGCTTCGGTTGAAAAACAGGCAGAAAGAATCTCCAACAGAGACCACATGACCGTTGAGGAGTCTTTGCGGGCGCTTAAAGAAAAAGAGGCGCGAACCAAAGCCATTTACAAGAAGCTTTATGGTTTTGCGTTAAGTGAGGATTTTACGCCTTTTGATTTAATTTTGGACACAGATAATTTGTCGGCGGAGCAAGTTTTCCAAGTTTTATGCAACGTTGTTGATAACATTCTTTTGAAAGAACCCAACCATCTTTCCAGCTGTACTCCTTGTTGA
- a CDS encoding ECF transporter S component, producing the protein MVQKQTQKTTVIITTAAVFASLVFVVTGLIPPITIPATSGYFNLGEPIIYIAALVFGPIVGGVAGGIGASLADAYLGFAYFAPGTLIIKGFEGIIVGFLNVKLQKRIHNATVCACIAVVCGGLEMVTGYFLYEQFVLGYPFAVALVEVPFNLVQMSIGLVIAVPVMHAVQRVFPQLKSNAY; encoded by the coding sequence ATGGTTCAAAAGCAAACCCAAAAAACAACAGTTATCATTACAACCGCCGCGGTGTTTGCCTCCCTTGTCTTTGTGGTTACTGGCTTAATTCCCCCAATAACAATACCCGCCACCTCAGGCTACTTCAACTTGGGCGAACCCATCATCTACATAGCCGCCTTAGTGTTTGGCCCCATAGTTGGAGGAGTAGCAGGTGGTATAGGCGCATCACTGGCCGACGCATACTTGGGGTTTGCCTACTTCGCGCCTGGAACCCTCATCATCAAAGGCTTTGAAGGCATCATCGTTGGGTTCCTAAACGTTAAGCTCCAAAAAAGAATCCACAACGCCACCGTTTGCGCCTGCATAGCGGTAGTGTGTGGCGGGTTAGAAATGGTGACAGGGTATTTCCTTTATGAGCAATTCGTTTTGGGCTACCCCTTTGCCGTTGCACTTGTCGAGGTGCCCTTCAATTTGGTGCAGATGTCAATCGGGTTAGTTATTGCAGTGCCGGTTATGCATGCGGTTCAGCGAGTTTTCCCACAGCTTAAAAGCAACGCATACTAA
- a CDS encoding glycosyltransferase family 2 protein, whose protein sequence is MQAIDVVVLTKNSEHLLDKCLASIYETVPVNKLIIVDGFSTDSTLKIVEDFNRRYGNVVIIKVNGSRARAREKGILQVSTEWFLFADSDIILSKDWYQKAQKSMQPDVGAIWGINIDVIPSLKHKSILRMQTLIAHECFRLRGGTHDTLLRRDIVKDIKIPERLHTYEDSFIINWIKNKGYKVVVGKDICCLHYKPPTNWNFSNAADGALLELKCGLVYSKNFRYAIYYPFFMFYWFLQIGIQNMKQLFST, encoded by the coding sequence ATGCAGGCAATTGATGTTGTCGTTTTAACCAAAAATAGCGAACACCTACTTGACAAATGCTTAGCTAGCATCTACGAAACCGTGCCCGTGAACAAGCTAATTATTGTTGATGGCTTCAGCACCGACAGCACCCTCAAAATCGTCGAGGACTTTAACCGCCGATACGGCAATGTCGTCATCATAAAAGTCAACGGTTCCCGTGCCCGCGCCCGAGAAAAAGGCATCCTGCAGGTCTCCACCGAGTGGTTTTTGTTTGCTGACAGCGACATCATCCTCAGCAAAGACTGGTACCAAAAAGCCCAAAAAAGCATGCAGCCTGACGTGGGCGCCATTTGGGGCATAAACATCGATGTGATTCCCAGCCTAAAACACAAAAGCATTCTGCGGATGCAGACGTTAATTGCCCACGAATGCTTCCGGCTCCGCGGAGGCACTCACGACACGCTTTTGCGAAGAGACATTGTGAAGGATATAAAAATTCCTGAGCGGCTGCACACATACGAAGACTCCTTTATCATAAACTGGATTAAAAATAAAGGCTACAAAGTGGTCGTGGGCAAGGACATTTGCTGTCTACATTACAAGCCGCCCACAAACTGGAACTTCAGCAACGCAGCCGACGGTGCCCTGCTGGAGCTCAAATGCGGCTTGGTTTACTCCAAAAACTTCCGCTACGCCATCTACTATCCGTTTTTCATGTTCTACTGGTTCCTGCAAATAGGCATCCAAAACATGAAACAGCTATTCTCTACTTAG
- a CDS encoding uL15 family ribosomal protein, which yields MPHKLRKHRKMRGSRTQGYGRIGQHRDAGSKGYRKVGMHKHRWSIVANMGENYFGKNGFTSPQSLHRKENTINLTKLADMTTTNNTVDLTSSGYTKLLGKGKITQALTITVPACSASAAEKVAAAGGKVITEEAEEEFVESEP from the coding sequence ATGCCCCATAAACTGAGAAAACACCGCAAAATGCGTGGATCCCGAACACAAGGCTACGGAAGAATAGGCCAACACAGGGATGCAGGTTCAAAAGGCTACCGAAAAGTCGGCATGCACAAACACCGTTGGAGCATAGTCGCTAACATGGGCGAAAACTACTTTGGCAAAAACGGCTTCACATCGCCCCAAAGCCTACACCGCAAAGAAAACACCATAAACCTAACCAAACTCGCCGACATGACCACAACAAACAACACAGTCGACCTAACAAGCTCAGGCTACACCAAACTTTTAGGCAAAGGAAAAATCACTCAAGCATTAACAATCACCGTTCCAGCCTGCTCAGCTTCAGCAGCCGAAAAAGTTGCAGCCGCAGGCGGAAAAGTGATAACCGAAGAAGCAGAAGAAGAATTCGTGGAATCTGAACCTTAA
- a CDS encoding tetratricopeptide repeat protein gives MSAKPVKEDPIKMHKDASALMENGKHEEARDMFIKTAELYYKGQNYFGASEMYYKAGECSSALKEYEKAVELFTKASEVALDKGFDRYGLSALEQARDCQNALGNTKEVEEINKKLAELKKKSEEPEEESSFSVFS, from the coding sequence ATGAGCGCAAAACCCGTAAAAGAAGACCCAATTAAAATGCACAAAGATGCCAGCGCCCTGATGGAAAACGGCAAACATGAAGAAGCCCGCGACATGTTCATCAAAACAGCCGAGCTTTACTATAAAGGGCAAAACTACTTTGGCGCATCCGAAATGTACTACAAAGCAGGAGAATGCTCTTCTGCACTTAAAGAATATGAGAAAGCCGTTGAGCTTTTCACAAAAGCCTCCGAGGTTGCCTTAGACAAGGGTTTTGACCGATATGGCCTAAGTGCCCTTGAGCAAGCCCGAGACTGCCAAAACGCCTTAGGCAACACCAAAGAAGTGGAAGAAATCAACAAGAAACTTGCTGAACTCAAAAAGAAAAGCGAAGAGCCCGAAGAAGAATCATCATTCTCGGTGTTCTCTTAA
- the secY gene encoding preprotein translocase subunit SecY, giving the protein MAGRFLNLFKPLGRILLEIKSPERKVKFNEKIFWTALVLIVFLVMSEVPLYGISAGMGDQFASLRVIFASNRGTLMELGIGPIVTAGLILQLLSGSSLIKCDMSNPEDRGLFTVASKVFSIILTGVQAGAYIISGMYGPINDLGVAAIIIFIQLIAAGIVVMLLDELVQKGWGLGSGISLFIMAGVAQNIFWSAFSPSNGLFVGALGQLFAAPAANGAAYTLFDWVVGTQSGIYPSLIGLIATVATFLIIIYLNGVRIELPMSYAGYKGFRSKYPIKLLYVSNLPVIFAAALFANVYFFSQLIWSTNNPNNSNMWLNWLGTYAVPEGGSATPIGGLAYYVTAPHNIQSVAADPIRALVYLGILVVFCAVFSLVWLEVGGLGPSTVAKQLMDSGMQIPGYRRSGRPIEAILKRYIPVVAVLGGIIVALIAGLGDFLGVFGSGTGILLAVGIVYQYYELLMRERAAEMYPAFRRIIGE; this is encoded by the coding sequence ATGGCTGGCAGATTCCTAAACCTTTTCAAACCGCTTGGGCGAATTCTGCTTGAAATCAAGTCTCCAGAGCGCAAAGTTAAATTTAATGAGAAAATTTTCTGGACTGCCCTTGTTTTAATTGTTTTTCTTGTTATGTCGGAGGTTCCCCTTTACGGTATCTCTGCAGGTATGGGTGACCAGTTTGCGTCTTTACGCGTCATCTTTGCCTCAAACCGTGGAACCCTCATGGAACTCGGTATCGGACCCATAGTCACTGCAGGTCTGATTCTCCAACTTCTCTCAGGATCCTCACTTATTAAATGCGACATGAGCAACCCTGAAGACAGAGGACTCTTCACCGTCGCCAGCAAAGTCTTCTCCATTATCCTCACAGGCGTCCAAGCAGGCGCATACATCATCAGCGGCATGTACGGACCAATAAACGACCTTGGAGTCGCCGCGATCATAATATTTATCCAATTAATAGCCGCAGGCATAGTCGTTATGCTGCTTGACGAACTCGTCCAGAAAGGTTGGGGTCTTGGCAGCGGCATCAGCCTCTTCATCATGGCTGGCGTAGCCCAGAATATATTCTGGTCTGCCTTCTCGCCGTCAAACGGCTTATTCGTAGGTGCCTTAGGACAACTATTTGCTGCACCCGCAGCAAACGGCGCAGCATACACACTCTTTGACTGGGTGGTCGGAACACAATCAGGCATCTACCCCTCACTCATCGGCTTAATCGCCACAGTAGCAACCTTCCTAATCATCATCTACCTCAACGGCGTCCGCATCGAACTCCCCATGTCATACGCAGGCTACAAAGGCTTCCGCAGCAAATACCCCATCAAACTCCTCTACGTCTCAAACCTGCCCGTAATCTTCGCTGCAGCACTGTTTGCCAACGTCTACTTCTTTAGCCAACTTATATGGAGCACCAACAACCCCAACAACAGCAACATGTGGCTCAACTGGCTAGGCACATACGCCGTACCCGAAGGCGGCTCCGCAACGCCCATAGGCGGTCTTGCGTACTATGTTACTGCACCACATAACATTCAAAGTGTAGCAGCTGACCCCATTCGGGCGCTTGTTTACTTGGGTATACTGGTGGTCTTCTGTGCCGTGTTCTCGCTAGTATGGCTCGAAGTCGGCGGCTTAGGTCCCTCAACGGTAGCCAAGCAACTCATGGACAGCGGCATGCAGATTCCTGGATACCGCCGTTCAGGAAGACCCATAGAAGCTATCCTGAAACGCTACATCCCGGTGGTGGCAGTTTTAGGTGGTATAATCGTGGCGTTAATAGCTGGTCTGGGCGACTTCCTTGGCGTATTCGGTTCAGGCACCGGTATCCTGCTTGCCGTAGGTATCGTCTACCAATACTATGAGCTGCTGATGCGGGAACGTGCCGCAGAAATGTACCCAGCGTTCAGACGAATCATAGGCGAGTAA
- a CDS encoding glycosyltransferase family 2 protein has product MLLLQLVYVLSVFFLVVYLVRHYVFTFAVIRQSKKVPVSDEAFSEITFEPTVTILIPAQNEGQVIGLLLQRMTELTYPQDKLQVIVIDDASSDNTGKVADTYSEKYPFIEVLHRSLEIGGKGKAAAMNAGLARSTGEIVLCFDADYSPPKRHSGKTG; this is encoded by the coding sequence GTGCTGCTCTTGCAACTTGTTTATGTTCTCTCCGTTTTCTTTCTGGTAGTCTATTTAGTAAGGCATTACGTTTTCACTTTTGCAGTTATCCGGCAATCAAAAAAGGTACCCGTTTCTGATGAGGCTTTTTCCGAAATAACTTTTGAACCCACAGTTACCATCCTCATACCCGCGCAAAACGAAGGTCAAGTAATTGGGTTATTACTCCAACGTATGACTGAATTAACTTACCCACAGGATAAACTGCAAGTTATCGTAATCGATGATGCGTCTTCAGACAACACTGGAAAAGTAGCAGACACATACTCAGAAAAATATCCCTTTATCGAGGTATTGCACCGAAGCTTAGAAATCGGCGGGAAAGGAAAAGCCGCCGCCATGAATGCCGGTTTAGCTCGTTCGACGGGCGAAATTGTGCTCTGCTTTGATGCAGATTACTCCCCCCCAAAAAGACATAGTGGAAAAACTGGTTAA
- a CDS encoding AIR synthase family protein has translation MKLPFGKIPVDILREVVFKNLGANRKEVILGPKAGVDSAVIDAGEKSLIVSMDPITGAQERIGWLAVNVNANDVATCGVEPAFLFSCLMLPEGADQSLVETISSQMGEAASALGMAIVGGHAESTLELTHPIVVGCALGLTPKGNYVTAANAKAGDTVIMTKTAGIEGTAILASDRETELKDALSSEEISRAKNFYNRISVVKDALTAYRTGGVHAMHDPTEGGIAGGIHEMADAAGLGVQIFRDKITVETETTKICSHFTLDPMQLIGSGALLIAAEKGKAAEIICNLGQRQIPAAAIGEFVADKTQRWITLENGERQILPRPASDHLWRALSRE, from the coding sequence ATGAAGTTGCCTTTCGGTAAAATCCCTGTAGACATCTTAAGAGAAGTGGTTTTCAAGAACCTTGGCGCCAACCGCAAAGAAGTCATCTTGGGACCCAAAGCAGGCGTAGACAGCGCAGTAATCGATGCGGGCGAAAAATCGCTCATAGTCTCCATGGACCCCATCACGGGCGCCCAAGAACGCATCGGATGGCTAGCCGTCAACGTAAACGCCAACGACGTCGCAACGTGCGGAGTGGAACCAGCATTCCTGTTCTCTTGCTTGATGCTGCCTGAAGGCGCAGACCAAAGCTTGGTGGAAACCATCAGCAGCCAAATGGGGGAAGCCGCCTCCGCGCTAGGCATGGCTATAGTGGGGGGACACGCAGAATCCACGCTGGAGTTGACACACCCCATCGTTGTCGGCTGCGCATTGGGTTTAACCCCGAAAGGAAACTACGTCACAGCTGCAAACGCCAAGGCAGGCGACACAGTCATTATGACCAAGACGGCAGGCATCGAGGGCACCGCCATCTTAGCTTCGGATAGGGAAACAGAACTCAAAGACGCCCTCAGCTCAGAGGAAATAAGCCGCGCCAAAAACTTTTACAACCGCATAAGCGTGGTCAAAGACGCCTTAACCGCCTACCGAACAGGCGGAGTACACGCCATGCACGACCCCACCGAAGGCGGCATCGCAGGAGGCATCCACGAAATGGCAGACGCCGCAGGATTAGGGGTGCAGATTTTTCGGGACAAAATCACGGTTGAAACAGAAACCACCAAAATCTGCAGCCACTTCACTTTGGACCCGATGCAGCTTATCGGTTCAGGGGCACTGCTTATCGCGGCGGAAAAAGGTAAAGCCGCGGAAATCATTTGTAACTTGGGGCAGAGGCAGATTCCCGCAGCGGCTATAGGCGAATTTGTGGCAGACAAAACGCAACGGTGGATAACGCTTGAGAACGGTGAGCGCCAGATTTTGCCGCGTCCTGCTTCAGACCATCTTTGGCGGGCGCTAAGTAGAGAATAG
- a CDS encoding glycosyltransferase family 2 protein — translation MQITPPQKDIVEKLVKPFVDPSVGAVQGRPVVLNEPTNMVTRLIAMERMGGYRVDQEARNTLGLIPQFGGTVGGFRNSIMQRLGGFDEKMLTEDTDLTFHIVLLGYKIRYVGEAECYEEAVESWQAYWKQRHRWARGHIQVCMKHVFNVLKSKNLNHREKIDGVLLLNVYFVPVVTFFSFFVSICLMMLGAPQLVTSTWFFVPITFYSFVGNFAPFFEISIGAYLDNRSRTQWLTPFLFFAFVYNLLICTKASFDILVGNLLGRKQDWAKTSHSGSGSPSFVKPSVTLERSS, via the coding sequence ATGCAGATTACTCCCCCCCAAAAAGACATAGTGGAAAAACTGGTTAAACCCTTTGTTGACCCCTCTGTGGGCGCCGTTCAAGGTAGACCCGTCGTTCTGAATGAGCCAACAAATATGGTGACTCGTCTAATTGCTATGGAGCGGATGGGTGGGTATCGTGTAGACCAAGAGGCACGTAACACTTTAGGGCTTATTCCACAGTTTGGCGGAACCGTGGGCGGTTTTCGAAACAGTATCATGCAGCGTTTAGGAGGGTTTGACGAAAAAATGCTCACTGAAGACACCGACTTGACCTTTCACATTGTTCTTTTAGGCTACAAAATCCGCTACGTAGGCGAAGCCGAGTGCTACGAGGAAGCTGTCGAGTCTTGGCAAGCTTACTGGAAGCAAAGGCATAGGTGGGCACGAGGGCACATACAAGTCTGCATGAAACATGTTTTCAACGTCCTAAAAAGCAAAAACCTTAACCACAGAGAGAAAATTGACGGTGTGCTTCTTCTTAACGTGTATTTTGTGCCTGTGGTGACGTTTTTCTCCTTTTTTGTCAGCATTTGCCTTATGATGCTTGGCGCTCCACAACTCGTCACTTCTACGTGGTTTTTTGTGCCTATTACCTTCTACAGTTTCGTCGGTAACTTTGCCCCTTTCTTTGAAATCTCCATTGGCGCTTATCTGGATAACCGAAGCCGAACTCAATGGTTGACTCCCTTTCTGTTCTTTGCCTTCGTTTACAATTTGCTTATCTGTACAAAGGCTTCCTTTGATATTCTCGTGGGGAACCTGTTAGGGAGAAAGCAAGATTGGGCGAAAACTTCTCATTCTGGCAGTGGAAGCCCCTCGTTTGTCAAACCTTCTGTTACACTGGAGAGATCGTCGTGA
- a CDS encoding glycosyltransferase family 2 protein, with the protein MNCQANKQREALQVEPVDVVLLTMNSDRKLIDCIESVYRNVPVNQLIAIDGGSTDQTLQILADFNSKYGNVKVVMDKNGTRASARQKGIENVTADWFIFVDSDVVLCNDWHRKALAYVNDDVGAVWGIEVWSTIKSMKTLKMFLLVTRKIFDIRGGTHDTLIRTCAVKGIKIPWSLHVFEDAYIKDYVEKRGFRVVACYSPFCIHFRPKTVWTIQGSLGIVADAFRFGSPKLIVQLIFAYGFYTVYTVSQMLGGKK; encoded by the coding sequence TTGAACTGCCAAGCCAATAAGCAACGTGAGGCGCTGCAAGTGGAACCTGTAGACGTAGTTCTGTTGACGATGAATAGCGACAGAAAACTTATCGACTGCATTGAATCAGTCTACAGGAACGTACCCGTCAACCAACTAATCGCCATCGACGGCGGCTCCACCGACCAAACCCTGCAGATTCTGGCAGACTTCAACAGCAAATACGGCAACGTTAAAGTTGTAATGGACAAAAACGGAACCCGCGCCTCCGCTAGGCAGAAAGGAATCGAAAACGTGACGGCAGACTGGTTCATCTTTGTTGACAGCGATGTGGTACTTTGTAATGATTGGCATCGGAAGGCACTTGCCTATGTGAACGACGATGTGGGGGCGGTTTGGGGCATTGAGGTTTGGTCAACCATAAAAAGCATGAAAACCCTCAAGATGTTTTTGTTGGTTACCCGAAAAATTTTTGATATCCGAGGCGGAACCCATGACACCTTGATTCGCACCTGCGCCGTAAAAGGCATAAAGATTCCTTGGAGCCTGCATGTTTTTGAAGACGCCTACATCAAAGACTATGTTGAAAAACGTGGTTTCCGCGTGGTTGCCTGCTACAGCCCCTTCTGCATACACTTTAGGCCCAAGACGGTGTGGACAATTCAGGGTAGCTTGGGGATTGTTGCAGACGCTTTTCGGTTTGGTAGCCCCAAGTTGATTGTTCAGTTGATTTTTGCGTACGGTTTCTACACGGTGTACACTGTTTCCCAGATGCTGGGCGGCAAAAAGTAG
- a CDS encoding ATP-dependent DNA ligase, which yields MTTLFRSISELLEEISATKSRLRAIAAVAEFLKNLGPSEVEPAVSFMLGRAFPKWRPKTLEVSWSTLSSILQRVTGADWGIFSQAFSKTGDIGSATKTVYERTKMQRQTVLFQQPLTLTEICRSLVAIADAEGSGSREKKERILTTLLSQASPLEAKYLVRIFVGEMRTGFSEGLMEQAVAKAFEVPLAAVQRASMALGDVGEVAALAKTEGNAGLAKVSLKVFRPVQLMLAQVADNVADALKEHGGEAAFEYKYDGARIQIHKRGDEVRVFSRRLTDVTHSLPEIVKAVKSNVTAKEAILEGEVIAVDSAGVPIPFQHLMRRFKRVHSIEDIAKRIPLRLYLFDILYLDETNLLTVPYVQRREKLSETAGDIPLTTQTVTATPQTAEAFLKDALDAGHEGVMVKKLDSPYTPGTRGKRWLKVKPVLEPLDLVITAAE from the coding sequence ATGACCACCCTTTTTCGGTCCATTTCAGAGCTTCTTGAAGAAATCTCTGCAACAAAAAGCCGTCTGCGAGCAATCGCTGCCGTAGCGGAGTTTTTGAAAAATCTTGGACCCAGCGAGGTGGAACCCGCTGTCTCGTTCATGCTGGGTCGTGCTTTCCCAAAATGGCGCCCAAAAACGTTGGAGGTAAGCTGGTCAACCCTAAGCAGCATACTGCAACGGGTCACAGGTGCCGACTGGGGCATCTTTAGCCAAGCTTTCAGCAAAACAGGCGACATCGGATCCGCAACCAAGACCGTTTATGAGCGAACCAAAATGCAACGCCAAACCGTCCTTTTTCAGCAACCCCTGACCTTAACGGAAATTTGCCGCAGCCTAGTAGCCATAGCCGACGCTGAAGGTTCAGGCTCCCGCGAAAAAAAGGAACGCATACTCACTACGCTCCTAAGCCAAGCCTCCCCTTTAGAAGCAAAATATCTTGTGCGAATTTTTGTGGGGGAAATGCGTACGGGTTTTAGTGAGGGGTTGATGGAGCAGGCAGTTGCGAAGGCGTTTGAGGTTCCTTTGGCGGCGGTGCAGAGGGCAAGCATGGCTTTGGGCGATGTGGGCGAAGTGGCAGCCCTCGCCAAAACAGAGGGCAACGCAGGTTTAGCTAAGGTTTCTTTGAAGGTTTTTCGCCCCGTGCAGCTGATGCTGGCGCAAGTTGCCGACAACGTAGCCGACGCATTAAAGGAGCACGGCGGAGAGGCAGCCTTTGAGTATAAGTACGATGGGGCAAGAATCCAAATTCATAAACGCGGCGATGAAGTGCGGGTTTTCAGCAGGCGCCTCACCGACGTAACCCACAGCCTCCCAGAAATCGTGAAAGCCGTGAAAAGCAACGTCACAGCCAAAGAGGCAATTTTGGAGGGCGAAGTTATCGCTGTTGACAGTGCTGGGGTACCGATTCCTTTTCAGCATTTGATGCGCCGCTTCAAACGTGTCCACAGCATCGAAGATATAGCTAAACGCATTCCGCTACGACTGTACCTGTTTGACATACTCTACCTCGACGAAACCAACCTCCTTACCGTACCTTACGTTCAGCGCCGAGAAAAACTCTCTGAAACTGCTGGCGACATACCACTTACAACACAAACAGTCACAGCCACCCCGCAGACAGCTGAAGCTTTCCTCAAAGACGCCTTGGACGCGGGGCACGAAGGGGTAATGGTGAAAAAACTTGACAGCCCCTATACGCCAGGCACCCGCGGCAAACGGTGGCTTAAAGTAAAGCCCGTGCTGGAGCCTTTGGACCTTGTGATTACCGCGGCGGAGTGA
- a CDS encoding radical SAM/SPASM domain-containing protein, whose product MKLTKAANIAARSLTPNKPHHVQWLITRKCNYRCRGCNVWTEQDPTELSTDQIKRGIDILRKMGIVEMVFSGGDPLLRSDAQEIIEYASRFFVTTVYDNGSMAAKKIDALRTVDFTAISFDSLVPSKMDYIKGVKGSYEKALESVETLQEEGVNVAVTPTISQLNIDEIVDITNHFTSMGVPVWYCLYNYDNTTDKNQLFRIGKAQDEFLIKDKQAMVNLCDELLEMKKKNKRILMTNKLFKAMRSLYAENKRTWRCSALQDFFIIDHLGRIGGCHGHNFVGSIFDLPEKWESEEFDNLRKTYRECKQCTYLCYIFYSLHSGPYGNLALAKEQWKNANLLL is encoded by the coding sequence TTGAAGCTGACCAAAGCCGCAAACATCGCAGCACGCTCTCTCACCCCAAACAAACCCCACCACGTCCAATGGTTAATCACCAGAAAATGCAACTACCGCTGCAGAGGCTGCAACGTCTGGACAGAACAAGACCCCACCGAGCTTTCAACCGACCAAATCAAACGAGGCATTGACATTCTGCGAAAAATGGGCATAGTGGAAATGGTGTTTTCAGGTGGAGATCCACTTCTGCGTAGCGACGCACAAGAAATAATCGAGTATGCAAGCCGTTTTTTTGTGACCACAGTTTACGATAACGGTAGCATGGCAGCAAAAAAAATCGACGCCCTGCGCACAGTCGATTTTACAGCTATATCATTTGACAGTTTAGTTCCATCCAAGATGGATTACATCAAAGGCGTAAAGGGTTCTTATGAAAAAGCCCTTGAATCGGTGGAAACACTCCAAGAAGAAGGCGTAAACGTCGCTGTAACCCCAACTATATCGCAGCTAAACATCGATGAAATCGTTGATATAACTAACCACTTCACATCAATGGGTGTCCCAGTTTGGTATTGCCTCTACAACTATGACAACACCACAGACAAAAATCAACTTTTCCGAATCGGCAAAGCCCAAGACGAATTCCTCATAAAAGACAAACAAGCAATGGTTAACCTCTGCGATGAACTTCTTGAAATGAAAAAGAAAAACAAACGTATCCTCATGACAAACAAACTCTTCAAAGCAATGCGCAGTCTCTACGCAGAGAACAAAAGAACATGGCGTTGCAGTGCCCTCCAAGATTTCTTCATAATTGACCACCTAGGCAGAATCGGAGGATGCCACGGACACAACTTTGTCGGTTCAATTTTTGATTTGCCCGAAAAGTGGGAAAGCGAAGAATTTGACAATCTACGCAAAACCTATCGTGAATGTAAACAGTGCACGTACCTCTGCTACATTTTCTATTCGCTCCATAGCGGCCCATACGGTAACTTAGCCTTAGCTAAAGAGCAGTGGAAAAACGCGAACTTACTGCTTTAA